In one Nocardia tengchongensis genomic region, the following are encoded:
- a CDS encoding cytochrome c oxidase assembly protein produces the protein MDAMLSGEVARILTHPATASVLILLLPWVLFLSPWFEAVLRHGGVDAFTRILVVAIGFVYFYSRLQIDPVPRHFTQGLSLLITVGESLADGILGIVLWLGPLVAAGYYGALGRTWGPDVRLDQTIGAGILWLLGDLLGLIYSLVVMRRFADDEKRKAGEMDAELDAVEEVEPESTGLWWENDPQLRARFRR, from the coding sequence CTGGACGCCATGCTTTCCGGTGAGGTCGCCCGGATACTCACCCATCCGGCGACGGCCTCGGTGCTGATCCTGTTGCTGCCGTGGGTGTTGTTCCTCTCGCCGTGGTTCGAGGCGGTGTTGCGGCACGGTGGGGTCGACGCGTTCACTCGAATCCTGGTGGTGGCCATCGGGTTCGTGTACTTCTACTCGCGTTTGCAGATCGATCCGGTGCCGCGGCATTTCACGCAGGGGTTGTCGCTGCTGATCACGGTGGGGGAGTCGCTCGCGGACGGCATTCTGGGGATCGTGCTGTGGCTGGGCCCGCTGGTGGCGGCCGGGTATTACGGTGCGCTGGGCCGTACTTGGGGTCCGGATGTGCGGTTGGATCAGACGATCGGCGCGGGCATTCTGTGGCTGCTGGGGGATCTGCTGGGTCTGATCTATTCGCTGGTCGTGATGCGTCGTTTCGCCGATGACGAGAAGCGCAAGGCCGGTGAGATGGATGCCGAGCTGGATGCGGTCGAGGAGGTCGAGCCGGAGTCGACCGGGTTGTGGTGGGAGAACGATCCGCAGTTGCGGGCGCGCTTCCGCCGCTGA
- a CDS encoding cytochrome c oxidase assembly protein: protein MDQIQTPLHLSSVVSAWRWDTSTLLVTALLGVAYLACFLIGRRRGEQLPVSRAVYFGVAGLGVWLYSGIGMPGVYSDTLFWVRALQVLLLLYVVPFALAAGAPFTVLRAALGPAGRKRWTPCFPVRSPGYSPIRRRPRC, encoded by the coding sequence GTGGATCAGATCCAAACACCGCTGCACCTGAGCAGCGTGGTGAGCGCATGGCGGTGGGACACCTCGACGCTGCTGGTCACCGCGCTGCTGGGGGTCGCGTACCTGGCCTGCTTCCTGATCGGCCGCCGCCGCGGGGAACAGCTTCCGGTGAGCCGGGCCGTGTACTTCGGCGTCGCCGGGCTGGGGGTGTGGCTGTACTCCGGGATCGGGATGCCGGGGGTCTACTCCGACACCTTGTTCTGGGTGCGTGCGCTGCAGGTGCTGTTGCTGCTCTATGTGGTGCCGTTCGCGCTCGCGGCCGGAGCGCCGTTCACGGTGTTGCGTGCGGCGCTGGGCCCTGCGGGGCGGAAGCGCTGGACGCCATGCTTTCCGGTGAGGTCGCCCGGATACTCACCCATCCGGCGACGGCCTCGGTGCTGA